A genomic window from Salvia splendens isolate huo1 chromosome 11, SspV2, whole genome shotgun sequence includes:
- the LOC121754274 gene encoding CCG-binding protein 1-like translates to MNMQTAPLNYAVNAFGAQSNGSWQCSKSRSGSLTPVVCSSNSRTGAYIPKLEPFTRNKIDRAVREPPLIEKAENQIADYCVTLEGDESYSCWQAYFELKDLEKESPKEEVERLIVEAGGVKSLISCVHGVAGIHKAKKECGELRKSTSAVKAEAYPCPIPDGLPKTSEELEEEEKARMPDSPFTRLLRARGRCAAWYSQPPEHETH, encoded by the exons ATGAATATGCAGACTGCGCCTTTGAATTACGCGGTAAACGCTTTCGGTGCCCAATCTAATGGTTCATGGCAGTGTTCGAAATCCAGAAGCGGCTCTTTGACCCCTGTCGTTTGCTCTTCCAATTCGAGAACCGGTGCTTACATACCAAAGCTGGAGCCGTTCACCAGAAACAAGATCGATAGAGCCGTTAGGGAGCCTCCTTTGATTGAGAAAGCTGAGAATCAAATCGCAG ATTACTGCGTGACGCTAGAAGGAGATGAGTCCTATAGCTGCTGGCAGGCCTATTTTGAACTCAAAGATCTTGAA AAAGAGTCACCCAAGGAAGAGGTGGAGAGGCTGATAGTGGAAGCAGGTGGAGTGAAATCACTCATCAGCTGTGTGCACGGAGTTGCAGGTATTCACAAAGCTAAGAAGGAATGTGGTGAGCTGCGGAAGTCAACAAGCGCTGTGAAAGCAGAAGCCTATCCCTGTCCGATCCCGGATGGATTGCCCAAGACCTCAGAGGAGctcgaggaagaagagaaagcTCGAATGCCTGACTCGCCTTTCACCAGACTGCTCCGAGCCAGAGGAAGATGTGCTGCTTGGTACTCCCAACCACCCGAGCACGAGACACATTGA
- the LOC121754273 gene encoding pollen-specific leucine-rich repeat extensin-like protein 3 has protein sequence MENPRRMNAFLIVCIFFFFSLSCSRASAHGVQTKNKEFVPNNRLKQARHAFEAWKQAIYSDPMNFTANWVGPDVCSYNGIVCAQALDDPSLTVVAGVDLNHADIAGHLPDEIGDLADLSLLHLNSNRFCGIIPKSIKKLKLLFELDVSNNRFVGPFPKVVLELPELKYLDLRFNDFEGELPKELFDKELDAIFMNNNRFRSSIPENLGNSPASVIVLSNNHLMGCIPQSIGKMAGYLDELVLSNNKLSGCMPEEVTLLNSTVVFDVSMNKFVGDLPEGMEYMQSLEVVNIARNEFRSNMPDTVCSLPNLKNLTYAHNYFDAKDASCDHGAIPEVTFVGEENCIAGEKEQRTEKVCHEALNEKVDCKAQGCRGSGYGESPKDMVESPPQSERRSSPSMPKQKTPSSPKSKTLSPPSKPQYKAPSPSQKPAPLKPELTPSVQLSPPPHDESKPPSFKPIQSPSPSPPVHFPSPPVVNSPPPPVHSPPPPVHSPPPPVHSPPPPVPSPPPPVHSPPPPVQSPPPPPPIFSPPPPVQSPPPPPVHSPPPPVHSPPPPVHSPPPPPVQSPPPPVVFQSPPPPIQSPPPPASPTFTPIKWPTFTPIELPKNLGAHYQSPPPPVFMGY, from the coding sequence ATGGAGAACCCTCGAAGAATGAATGCTTTCCTCATCGTctgcatcttcttcttcttctccttatCATGCTCTCGAGCATCCGCACATGGTGTACAAACCAAAAATAAAGAGTTCGTACCAAATAACAGGCTGAAGCAAGCGCGCCACGCCTTTGAGGCGTGGAAGCAGGCCATCTATTCCGATCCGATGAATTTCACTGCTAACTGGGTCGGCCCTGACGTCTGCTCCTACAACGGCATTGTTTGCGCCCAGGCCCTTGACGACCCCTCCCTAACTGTTGTGGCAGGAGTTGACCTCAACCACGCCGACATCGCTGGTCACCTCCCTGACGAGATCGGCGACTTAGCCGACCTCAGCCTCCTCCACTTGAATTCTAACAGGTTCTGCGGGATCATCCCCAAGAGCATCAAGAAGCTCAAGCTCCTTTTCGAGTTGGATGTGAGCAACAACCGCTTCGTCGGACCTTTCCCTAAGGTTGTCCTTGAGCTGCCAGAGCTCAAGTACCTCGATCTCAGGTTTAATGACTTCGAAGGAGAGCTCCCAAAGGAACTGTTTGATAAGGAGCTTGATGCCATTTTTATGAACAACAACAGATTCAGGTCCAGCATCCCTGAGAATTTGGGGAACTCTCCTGCGTCTGTGATAGTGTTGTCTAACAACCACCTCATGGGGTGCATTCCCCAGAGCATTGGCAAGATGGCCGGCTATTTAGACGAACTGGTCCTGTCGAATAATAAATTATCGGGATGCATGCCGGAGGAGGTGACCTTGTTGAACTCGACGGTGGTGTTCGATGTGAGCATGAACAAGTTCGTCGGGGACTTGCCGGAGGGGATGGAATACATGCAAAGCTTGGAGGTTGTCAACATTGCTAGGAACGAGTTCAGGAGCAACATGCCCGATACCGTCTGCAGCTTGCCAAACTTGAAGAACTTAACCTACGCCCACAATTATTTCGATGCCAAGGACGCAAGCTGCGACCATGGCGCCATTCCAGAGGTGACATTCGTCGGCGAGGAGAACTGCATCGCCGGGGAGAAGGAGCAGAGGACGGAGAAGGTGTGCCACGAGGCGTTGAACGAGAAGGTGGATTGTAAAGCTCAAGGGTGCCGTGGGTCGGGATATGGAGAGTCTCCAAAGGATATGGTGGAATCACCGCCACAATCGGAGAGACGTTCATCGCCGTCCATGCCTAAGCAGAAGACGCCCTCTTCACCAAAATCTAAGACGCTCTCTCCGCCATCCAAGCCACAATATAAGGCTCCCTCTCCATCTCAAAAGCCGGCGCCATTGAAACCGGAGCTAACTCCATCGGTACAACTATCACCTCCGCCTCACGATGAGTCAAAACCACCTTCTTTCAAACCAATTCAGTCGCCATCTCCTTCCCCGCCAGTGCACTTTCCATCACCGCCAGTTGTCAACTCCCCACCACCACCTGTCCATTCTCCACCACCACCCGTCCACTCCCCACCACCGCCAGTCCattctccaccaccaccagtaCCCTCCCCACCACCGCCAGTGCactctccaccaccaccagtcCAAtccccaccgccgccgccacccaTCTTCTCCCCACCTCCACCAGTGCAatctcctccaccaccacccgtccattctcctccaccaccagtgcactctccaccaccaccagtgcactcgccaccgccaccacccGTCCAGTCTCCACCACCGCCAGTGGTGTTCCAGTCTCCGCCACCACCCATCCAgtcgccaccaccaccagcatCGCCTACTTTCACTCCAATCAAATGGCCTACTTTCACTCCAATCGAATTGCCGAAGAACTTGGGCGCCCATTACCAATCTCCTCCTCCACCAGTATTCATGGGCTACTAG
- the LOC121755186 gene encoding late blight resistance protein R1-A-like, which translates to MAHAAVVSLKQTINRLPKFSHIISRSSNLELIHKSLTSLQQVLEKSDDSCTTTTSRKRLNALDAEIKETVQKLEDLLEFEISNHFLSEPETHGIEELSHSIDSLMETMNKKKEEFVNELENSVPDEEEEEEDANAATSHRDFGVKMVGLSKEFNHIKSKLVKGVRPDEFGVFSFVGMAGSGRSMIAKTIFEHIYNGREQSLDCGARVTIGPRYQRRETLLAILDQVMGPSSSEGYVLEGDDELLIEKVNSSLKGRKYMIVIDDIWETRVWDDLRRSFPEQSNGSLILITTSFEEVALYADCCRIFQIPVLDEDRTWDVLQIAIFGVGSSCSRQTEESGRMIARNCRGRMFSFAKVVLFMLKAEKNQKMQLQACWNAIAQDKEHPVFLIPDELLEVDKIGEDIQLLSDFCLGNNKRTSAMKMVVAGLNSNLSYNSLEQFKMHMFPDYTMPEIEFMSVLGMAGIGKTTLAKEIFEDKSVLDHFEHRVWITLGPKYQSKEILVDILAQIYPSMDKVSMRGDEALTKELCAELSNKRCLIVLDDVWNTETLRFLDDLFKKSKAKVLVTTRLAYVARIRPIYKIVVRMQLLNKEESWSLLCQKVFAEGSCPHALERAGKRISENCDGLPLLILILADHLSKAEKNVEYWNEVAYQKLHHVFKNAHDEISKSLVPSYESLSQHLRACFLYMGVFRQNHEISTSRIIKLWDAEGFLEPKQSENVEDFAENCLNELVDNSVVMTCERSYYSESETFRLHSVFWHLSNTEAAKSNFFHSLDTFGDTSIEGMEKQRRLCIHNSTLLGIKEVHDAITAISATRSLLCTAPPHQYPVTVDFGLRLLRVMDALTIRLYEFPDELVGLIHLRYLALTCSGPLPASISNLRILQYLIVGEYLSIKSTDDSLRLPAEIWDMKELKHLHVTGRSLTSPQCGVILPNLSTLLDVSAQSCTYELFKGIPNLKTLGIRIELDPDDDGSIPFAFLDNVSGLSNLESLECAVVNPEFRAGIGQPRPTPIQIFPSGLRKLSLSGLGYPWEHMRVIGELKKLQVLELRCFAFQGARWAADAYSFGEVQYLLLEDIDLVRWELGRFSFKNIEFISIKHCYGLEGLPRNFSSTLGKIEVVDCNVFVMKWAEEVKEVDLNNMHISRAFLDVEAQASWVDATKLNSK; encoded by the exons ATGGCTCATGCTGCTGTAGTTTCTCTTAAGCAAACAATAAACCGCCTCCCAAAGTTCTCTCATATTATCTCTCGCTCCTCAAATCTAGAACTCATTCACAAGAGCCTCACATCGTTGCAACAAGTCCTGGAAAAATCGGACGATAgctgcaccaccaccaccagcaggAAGAGGCTAAACGCTTTGGATGCAGAAATCAAAGAAACAGTTCAAAAATTAGAAGATCTACTCGAATTCGAAATTTCAAACCATTTCCTCTCCGAACCAGAAACCCATGGAATCGAAGAATTGAGTCACTCCATTGACTCGTTAATGGAAACGATGAATaagaagaaggaagagttcgTCAACGAATTAGAAAATTCAGTCccggatgaagaagaagaagaagaagacgccAATGCTGCTACATCACATAGGGATTTTGGGGTGAAGATGGTTGGATTGTCGAAAGAATTCAACCATATAAAAAGCAAACTCGTGAAAGGCGTTCGGCCGGATGAATTCGGCGTTTTCTCGTTCGTCGGAATGGCCGGCTCCGGCCGCAGCATGATTGCTAAGACCATCTTCGAGCACATATACAATGGCAGAGAGCAATCCCTAGACTGTGGGGCGAGGGTCACAATAGGCCCAAGGTATCAACGCAGGGAAACCCTTCTAGCCATTCTTGATCAAGTGATGGGTCCTTCTAGCTCTGAAGGATATGTGTTGGAAGGAGATGATGAATTGTTAATTGAGAAGGTGAACTCATCTTTGAAGGGTCGGAAGTacatgattgtgattgatgatATATGGGAAACTCGGGTTTGGGACGACTTGAGAAGGTCGTTTCCGGAGCAGAGCAATGGTAGCCTAATCTTGATCACTACCAGCTTTGAAGAAGTTGCTTTGTATGCTGACTGTTGCAGGATTTTCCAAATTCCGGTCTTGGATGAAGATCGCACTTGGGATGTGCTTCAAATAGCTATTTTTGGTGTGGGGTCGTCTTGCTCTCGACAAACTGAGGAAAGTGGGAGGATGATTGCTAGAAATTGTCGAGGTCGTATGTTTTCGTTTGCCAAGGTTGTTCTCTTCATGTTGAAAGCCGAGAAGAATCAGAAGATGCAACTGCAAGCATGCTGGAATGCAATAGCTCAAGATAAAGAGCATCCTGTTTTCCTGATTCCTGATGAATTGTTGGAG GTGGATAAAATCGGGGAAGACATCCAGCTTCTAAGTGATTTTTGTTTGGGTAATAATAAAAGAACTTCAGCTATGAAAATGGTGGTGGCAGGGTTGAATAGTAATCTATCTTACAATAGTCTTGAACAATTCAAGATGCATATGTTCCCAGATTATACGATGCCTGAGATTGAATTCATGTCAGTATTGGGGATGGCGGGCATTGGCAAGACAACTCTTGCTAAGGAAATCTTCGAAGACAAATCAGTTTTGGATCATTTTGAGCATCGTGTCTGGATCACTTTAGGCCCCAAATATCAATCAAAAGAAATCTTGGTAGATATCCTGGCTCAAATATATCCCAGCATGGATAAAGTAAGTATGAGAGGAGATGAGGCATTGACTAAGGAATTGTGTGCTGAGTTATCCAACAAGAGATGCCTAATTGTGTTGGATGATGTGTGGAACACTGAGACGTTGCGATTTTTGGACGATTTGTTCAAGAAATCAAAGGCTAAAGTTTTGGTGACAACTAGGCTTGCATATGTAGCAAGAATCAGGCCAATTTATAAAATTGTTGTAAGAATGCAATTGCTGAACAAAGAAGAAAGCTGGAGTCTTCTTTGTCAGAAAGTATTTGCTGAAGGGTCATGTCCTCATGCACTAGAGAGAGCCGGGAAGCGGATTTCAGAGAATTGTGACGGGCTTCCTCTTTTAATACTCATACTTGCTGACCACCTATCCAAAGCTGAGAAGAATGTAGAGTATTGGAACGAGGTAGCATATCAGAAACTACACCATGTTTTCAAGAATGCACATGACGAAATATCAAAGTCACTAGTTCCAAGCTATGAGAGTTTATCTCAGCATTTGAGAGCCTGCTTTCTCTACATGGGTGTGTTTCGTCAAAATCATGAGATCTCCACCTCCAGAATCATCAAGTTGTGGGATGCTGAAGGATTTCTTGAACCAAAACAGTCCGAGAATGTGGAAGATTTTGCAGAAAATTGTTTGAACGAGCTTGTTGATAATAGTGTTGTCATGACCTGCGAAAGGAGCTACTATTCTGAATCTGAGACTTTTCGCCTCCATTCTGTTTTCTGGCATTTATCCAACACAGAAGCTGCGAAGAGCAACTTTTTCCATTCCTTGGATACCTTTGGTGATACCTCAATTGAAGGTATGGAGAAGCAACGCAGATTATGCATCCACAATAGCACTTTACTAGGCATCAAAGAAGTGCATGACGCGATCACAGCCATCTCAGCTACGCGTTCTCTGCTATGTACTGCTCCGCCTCATCAATATCCAGTCACGGTGGATTTTGGTTTGAGGTTGCTGAGGGTGATGGATGCTCTTACAATCCGTCTCTACGAGTTCCCAGATGAGCTCGTAGGACTCATTCATCTAAGGTACCTCGCCCTCACATGCAGTGGGCCGCTCCCTGCTTCAATATCAAATCTTCGCATCCTTCAGTATTTGATCGTTGGTGAATATTTGAGCATTAAATCCACCGATGATTCGTTGCGTCTGCCAGCTGAGATCTGGGATATGAAGGAACTGAAGCATCTTCATGTCACAGGAAGAAGCCTAACCAGCCCTCAATGTGGTGTCATTTTACCAAACCTCTCAACACTCTTAGATGTGAGCGCTCAAAGTTGCACATATGAGTTATTCAAAGGGATTCCTAACTTGAAAACGCTGGGAATTCGAATTGAACTAGACCCTGATGACGATGGTAGCATTCCCTTTGCTTTCTTGGACAACGTCTCGGGTCTTAGTAACCTAGAATCACTTGAATGTGCCGTTGTGAATCCTGAGTTTCGGGCCGGGATTGGACAACCGCGGCCCACTCCTATTCAGATATTCCCATCAGGTCTTAGAAAGTTGAGTTTGAGTGGGCTCGGATATCCCTGGGAGCACATGAGGGTAATAGGTGAGCTGAAAAAACTCCAAGTGCTGGAGTTGCGATGTTTCGCCTTCCAAGGAGCAAGGTGGGCAGCCGACGCCTATAGTTTCGGGGAAGTGCAATATCTTCTACTTGAAGATATTGATCTAGTGAGATGGGAACTTGGAAGATTTTCCTTCAAGAACATTGAGTTTATAAGTATCAAGCACTGCTACGGATTGGAAGGGCTGCCTAGGAATTTCTCAAGCACTCTTGGCAAGATTGAAGTAGTTGATTGTAATGTGTTTGTGATGAAATGGGCAGAGGAAGTGAAAGAGGTGGACTTGAATAATATGCATATTTCAAGAGCTTTTTTGGATGTTGAAGCTCAAGCTTCATGGGTTGACGCCACCAAATTGAATTCAAAATAA
- the LOC121754798 gene encoding putative late blight resistance protein homolog R1B-17, protein MAAYSAVTVFWQTLEQLLDSDQFPPHVSKTQIISLRENICSLQSSLDKISFVPKLKRDKMKDLQTRIREAIYAAQDEVEYWIRGHSPTKSDEKTIQKLEEDIKLVENDAVEMEREIRNDTEAQNLFLESDAQPLFNFNGNDKIVGQEEDFKNVLEELVDGELKLQVIPITGLPGIGKTTLARSIYNDKRVRNSFRIRAWVTVSQDVNYQDLFSKILSSMESRGSQAGDHATQADKDQLRVYVHQALYHMKYLIVLDDVWDIKVWDQVKISFPDNKNGSRILLTTRISTLAETVKSSSFLLEMQPLGLEHSWRLLCYRVFGDKVEDYKDDITKACPAHLKDTGKRIAENCKGLPLSITVISGLLSVERLDREYWKTIEEDTAGFAATGDDFYMEILSLSYNSLPAYIKPCFLYMVAFPEDAGIRASKHNKLWVAEGFFPKPSLPTQTMELVAEDALVNLIGRNLISVSEISSSGGIKVCSIQSSLRKLAEIESGKEKFFHCRKKYKQQLEEGTKFQRRVSVHINPLMSLENVYKTTKTITSARSLLYLGPHHHHPLPFCLTFDLLRVLDAFIVYFVEFPDEFLQLVHLTYLSLTYNDEIPPEISLQKLQVLMVRRIPKLIFIGVSFLPDEIWEMPVLQHLWFTETDFPALPQNIPQHKALLLNLQTLSHISAASCTRDVLRSMPSLKKLSMWAEAPGVIGLYLDKLKQLEAFKFIVLHLSPKKQVEFEPEISFPQTLRKLSLSGCRLPWDTM, encoded by the coding sequence ATGGCTGCCTACTCTGCCGTTACTGTTTTCTGGCAGACACTTGAGCAGCTGCTGGATTCCGACCAGTTTCCTCCTCATGTTTCTAAAACTCAAATCATATCTCTCCGTGAAAACATCTGCTCCTTGCAATCGTCTCTTGACAAAATATCATTCGTTCCCAAACTAAAAAGAGACAAAATGAAGGATTTGCAAACTAGAATCAGAGAAGCCATCTATGCAGCTCAAGACGAGGTTGAATATTGGATCAGAGGCCATTCACCAACAAAATCCGATGAGAAAACCATACAGAAGCTCGAAGAAGACATAAAACTGGTGGAAAATGATGCGGTCGAGATGGAGCGGGAGATTAGAAACGACACAGAAGCCCAGAATCTGTTCTTGGAGAGTGATGCTCAGCCCTTGTTCAATTTCAATGGCAATGATAAGATCGTGGGGCAGGAGGAAGATTTCAAAAATGTGTTGGAGGAATTGGTAGATGGTGAACTTAAGCTTCAGGTGATTCCCATCACTGGGCTACCTGGCATCGGTAAAACAACTCTTGCTAGAAGTATCTACAATGACAAACGAGTAAGGAACAGTTTCAGGATTCGTGCTTGGGTTACTGTATCACAAGACGTCAACTACCAAGATTTATTCTCAAAGATATTAAGTAGCATGGAGAGCAGAGGCTCTCAAGCAGGGGACCACGCCACCCAGGCTGACAAGGACCAATTGCGCGTTTACGTGCATCAGGCATTGTACCATATGAAGTACTTGATCGTGCTGGATGATGTCTGGGATATCAAGGTTTGGGATCAGGTGAAAATCTCGTTTCCGGATAACAAGAATGGCAGTCGAATTCTTCTCACCACCAGGATTTCCACTTTGGCTGAAACAGTTAAAAGCTCTAGTTTTCTTCTTGAGATGCAGCCACTAGGTCTCGAACATAGTTGGCGGTTGTTGTGTTATAGGGTGTTCGGTGATAAAGTTGAAGACTACAAGGATGATATTACAAAAGCTTGCCCTGCTCATTTAAAGGATACTGGAAAGAGAATCGCTGAGAACTGTAAGGGTCTTCCTCTGTCAATTACGGTGATCAGTGGCCTACTCTCTGTCGAGAGATTGGACCGTGAGTACTGGAAAACGATTGAAGAAGATACTGCTGGTTTTGCTGCAACTGGTGACGACTTTTACATGGAGATCTTGTCGCTCAGTTACAATAGCTTGCCTGCTTATATCAAACCCTGTTTCCTTTACATGGTAGCATTCCCTGAAGATGCTGGAATACGTGCCTCTAAACACAACAAACTTTGGGTTGCTGAAGGTTTCTTCCCAAAACCATCACTGCCCACACAAACCATGGAACTTGTGGCGGAGGATGCCTTGGTGAATCTAATAGGCAGAAATCTCATTTCAGTTAGCGAGATAAGTTCCAGTGGCGGAATCAAAGTTTGTTCAATCCAATCTAGTTTACGGAAACTGGCTGAGATAGAATCCGGAAAAGAGAAGTTCTTCCACTGCAGGAAGAAGTATAAACAGCAACTAGAAGAAGGTACCAAGTTCCAGAGGCGCGTGTCCGTTCACATAAACCCTCTCATGAGCCTCGAAAATGTTTACAAGACCACAAAAACAATCACATCTGCACGCAGTCTTCTCTACCTAGGACCCCATCACCACCACCCTTTGCCTTTCTGTTTAACTTTCGATCTTCTCAGAGTGTTAGATGCCTTCATAGTCTACTTTGTTGAGTTTCCTGATGAATTTCTTCAACTTGTTCATTTGACATACCTTTCTCTTACCTACAATGACGAAATTCCCCCAGAGATATCTCTCCAGAAACTCCAGGTCCTCATGGTTCGTCGAATACCCAAGCTCATATTCATCGGTGTATCTTTCTTGCCCGATGAAATCTGGGAGATGCCTGTGTTGCAGCATCTCTGGTTTACAGAAACTGATTTTCCTGCTCTTCCACAAAACATTCCTCAACACAAAGCCTTGCTTTTAAATCTTCAAACTCTTTCACACATCAGTGCTGCTTCTTGCACCAGGGATGTTCTTAGAAGCATGCCTAGTTTGAAAAAGTTGAGTATGTGGGCCGAAGCCCCGGGTGTTATAGGCCTCTATTTAGACAAATTGAAGCAGCTGGAAGCATTCAAGTTCATTGTCTTGCATCTCAGCCCTAAAAAACAAGTTGAATTTGAGCCTGAAATTTCGTTCCCTCAAACATTGAGGAAGCTGAGTTTAAGTGGTTGTAGACTTCCTTGGGACACAATGTAA
- the LOC121755453 gene encoding serine/threonine-protein kinase BLUS1-like, with the protein MSRVHVAAKESPRLNGLSSIETSCTRSCHLQNFLLSVSTRNHLRSRSFMACKGREEDSLRKAMSDHYPLDSNCYQILDEIGRGMSAVVYKAVCIPMESSVVAIKAIDLEKSKMDFENVRREAKIMTLLCHPNILRAHCSFTVKSSLWVVMPFMSGGSLQSIIASSYPDGLPEPCIAAVLREILSALSYLHDQGHLHRDIKAGNILLDSNGVVKLADFGVSASVYESSLSCGWAGSSSSMSRMLLTDVTGTPYWMAPEVIHSHTGYGIKADIWSFGITALELAHGRPPLSHLPPSKSMMMKITKKFRFSDHYDKTKASMSKRFSKSFKDMVGLCLDHDPSKRPTAEKLLKHSFFKNCKGPDFLVKNVLHGVPAVEQRFKGAEIHRLGSLSRSSEDDEDDEADGQIVKHRRISGWNFNEEGFELDPVFPADDAAAKQDVIEEEGDGENESGDARGVEGGGGSGAAVTVLQTMLALRDSLDDQRQRVGQIIAFLRGEQQPVGATREEQLMQEIANLRMEVENQRKKRCDLEMEIEFMKMQFSNE; encoded by the coding sequence TATAGAAACCTCTTGCACACGCAGCTGTCACCTTCAAAATTTCTTACTTTCTGTCTCTACAAGAAACCATTTGAGAAGCCGGTCTTTCATGGCTTGCAAAGGTAGAGAAGAAGATTCTCTCAGAAAGGCGATGAGCGATCACTATCCTCTCGACTCAAACTGCTACCAGATTCTTGATGAAATCGGCAGAGGAATGAGTGCCGTCGTGTATAAGGCCGTCTGCATTCCGATGGAATCCTCTGTGGTAGCGATCAAAGCGATCGATCTTGAGAAGTCGAAGATGGATTTTGAAAATGTGAGACGTGAGGCCAAGATCATGACGCTTCTGTGCCACCCTAACATCCTCCGAGCCCACTGCTCCTTCACCGTGAAAAGCTCTCTTTGGGTGGTCATGCCTTTCATGTCTGGTGGCTCTCTGCAGTCCATCATTGCTTCATCATATCCAGACGGCCTACCAGAGCCATGCATTGCTGCAGTTCTCAGGGAAATCTTGAGTGCTCTATCCTATCTTCACGACCAGGGTCATCTCCATAGGGATATCAAGGCCGGCAATATTCTCTTAGACTCCAACGGTGTGGTGAAGCTTGCTGATTTTGGTGTCTCAGCTTCAGTTTACGAGTCAAGTCTGTCTTGTGGTTGGGCTGGATCCTCATCTTCAATGTCTAGGATGCTGCTTACCGATGTCACCGGAACACCGTATTGGATGGCACCGGAGGTGATTCATTCTCACACAGGGTACGGTATCAAGGCTGACATATGGTCCTTTGGTATTACTGCGTTGGAATTAGCCCATGGGAGGCCTCCTCTGTCTCATCTCCCTCCTTCCAAATCGATGATGATGAAAATCACGAAGAAATTCCGTTTCTCTGATCACTATGACAAGACCAAGGCCAGCATGAGTAAGAGATTTTCAAAGTCTTTCAAGGATATGGTAGGTTTGTGCCTCGATCACGACCCCTCAAAGAGGCCAACCGCAGAGAAATTGTTGAAGCATTCGTTTTTCAAGAATTGCAAGGGACCTGATTTCTTGGTCAAGAATGTTCTGCATGGAGTTCCTGCAGTTGAGCAGAGGTTCAAGGGGGCGGAGATTCATCGTCTCGGATCGTTGAGCAGAAGTAGTGAAGATGACGAGGATGATGAGGCTGATGGGCAAATTGTGAAGCATAGGAGGATTAGTGGGTGGAACTTCAACGAGGAAGGGTTCGAATTGGATCCTGTTTTTCCAGCTGATGATGCGGCTGCCAAACAAGATGTAATTGAAGAGGAGGGTGATGGGGAGAATGAGAGCGGTGATGCAAGAGGCGTTGAAGGTGGTGGTGGCAGTGGTGCAGCGGTGACTGTCTTGCAGACAATGTTGGCTTTGAGGGATAGTTTGGATGATCAGAGGCAGAGGGTGGGGCAGATTATTGCATTCCTCAGAGGCGAACAACAACCGGTTGGGGCAACGAGGGAGGAACAGCTGATGCAGGAGATTGCGAATCTGAGGATGGAGGTGGAGAATCAGAGGAAGAAGAGGTGTGATTTGGAGATGGAGATAGAGTTCATGAAGATGCAGTTTTCCAATGAATAG